In a single window of the bacterium genome:
- a CDS encoding major capsid protein codes for EKLCAELAQNPNNYPTGSKVVLSGTSKFSDKVNCDPVEIIETAKDAIAGKIAQDPNTMVIGHEAWKELKRNEKLRKLISDSQNKIVTVNFLKEIFEIPNIVIGRSVFVDGAGNFTKVWGDNVILAYVPQLSSRTEYDPSFAYLIKKKNSLNIDEYQREGNKVRYIRATDIYTPFMVGADAGYLISDTN; via the coding sequence AGGAAAAACTTTGCGCTGAATTGGCGCAAAATCCTAATAATTATCCTACAGGCAGTAAAGTCGTACTTTCCGGCACATCTAAATTTTCTGACAAGGTTAATTGCGACCCCGTAGAAATAATAGAAACAGCCAAAGATGCTATTGCCGGCAAAATTGCACAAGATCCGAACACTATGGTTATCGGTCATGAAGCTTGGAAAGAATTAAAAAGAAATGAAAAACTCCGTAAATTAATAAGCGACAGTCAAAACAAGATTGTCACTGTTAATTTCCTCAAAGAAATATTTGAAATACCGAATATAGTAATCGGCAGAAGCGTTTTTGTTGACGGAGCAGGAAATTTTACAAAAGTATGGGGAGATAATGTCATCCTTGCTTATGTTCCTCAATTAAGTTCAAGAACAGAGTATGACCCGTCTTTTGCATATTTAATCAAAAAGAAAAACTCTCTTAACATTGACGAGTACCAACGTGAAGGCAACAAAGTCAGGTATATCAGGGCTACGGATATTTACACACCGTTTATGGTCGGAGCCGATGCAGGATATTTAATTTCCGATACCAACTAA